The DNA sequence acataaaacagAGCTATTGTTCAATATCACACTTGTTTTCAAAAGATataacaagaaaaaatatttagtggGTAACTGGgtgatgtgaaaaagtttcaTCACTCTGCATGTCTTTCAGATAACAGCTGATACATTTGTTTGGTTTGAACTTGATTTAGTACACCTTTTACTAAGAAAAGTGTTGGATGACActagatgataataaaaaatcttGAGCTGAATATTTTTCAATGCTTGTGGGAAAAGTGTCCTCTTAAGGTTTCTTTTTAGTCTACTACTAAATAACCATAAACGTATtacaaatgtaacattttacataaaattaTTCAATTATATGTATAAAAATCCCAACGAACTCCCCATAATTCATAAAGCACTTCAGGTATTCTGCACCTCCACCTTGAAATGCCTCAGGTTCAGTTTCTGCAGTAAACTCACGTCGGCTCCTAGTGGTTGAAGCTGGAACTGCAAAAGGTGGTTGAAAGGCAATCCcaaaaactgaagctcatcagTTTATTATATAGAGAACATGACGAACAAAtaatatagagaaaatataggGGAAAAATCCTGAAATGTATGAGAAATTCGGTTGAACACATGTataaaatgaacaaacaaaatTTTATTAAAGGTCTTGAAAAGGAGACATCCACATGAGACTAATATTCAGTTTAGCACAACGGGTtgtgtaaataattttaaagataaTGTAATTTCTAATATACAAAAAGCAGTGAAAATATAAAGTTTGAAATATTCTGAGACATTCTCTGTGAGGTGAAAACGCCCCAGAGGTGATGGATGGGAGCGGGGAGAGGAAACACTGGCCTATTAAGAGTCTGATTGCAGCTCAAGTCCCTCGTCCAGTTCCCccctcccttcctccctccACGACGCCCTGTTTTCgtttcccctctctctctaaAAAGGATAAGCTCGTCCCTTTTTCTCTCCTCACCATGATTGGACGAGGCCACGTCTTTACGAAGGCCATCAAACTATTTAAATAACACTTTGTGCTCCCTCAGGTTAAAACGGGAGTTTTTTAGCGGTAGATACCAGAGGAAGCACATTTTCAATGAGGCTAAGAGGAAAAAGAAGAGCCAGTTTTTTTATTCCTCATTTCGCTGcggattttttactttttaaataagaACTTTGGAAttattgcttgttttttttttttttttttgttgttgttggttttttttttttttttctttggttgttttacatattttcaaGGGATTTcaaagcttctttttttttatcaaggcGAAAAGGTTAGTGGCAAAATATTTCTCTTTGAGTTGTAACTTTTGCTCATATAGTGTACCTGTTACAACCCAGTCCTTAATGGCTGGATATTTCGATTTAATTGCGGCAGCAGATTCGTGCAGCACCATGAAGGTGACTGGAATATTTTTGCTGTTGATGCTTTGGACCTGTGAGGGTGCGAGAGTCGCAGGTGagtttgaattatttaaattccagattattacatttttttccagCATTTCCAGCATTAAGTTGATCctagaattaaaagaaaaaagtttgcATCGCCTTAAAACAATATTCAGTAATCCTGCAGAGAAATGCTCACTGCATCTTATTATTCACCCGCAGAGAATCGAGACGACAATAGTGTGTTTGATTTGTTTGAGCTCATCCGAGTCCCCAGTAAGAACCACGGGGTCGCCCTGGCGAAGGGAGACGACCCATACAGCCCTGCCTACAGGATCCTTAACCCGGACCTTATCCCCCCGGTCCCCGAGAGCGCCTTTAGGGACCTGATCGACTCAATCCACGCAGAGAGGGGCTTCCTACTTTTGCTCAACTTCAAGCAGTTCAAACGGACCAGAGGCAGCCTCCTGACCGTGGAGAAGCGAGACGGCTCCGGACCCATCTTCGAGATCGTCTCCAACGGCAAGGCGAACACCCTGGACATCGTTTACTCCACCGAGAACAAGCAGCAGGTGGTTTCCATCGAAGAGGTAGATCTGGCCACGGGTCACTGGAAAAACATCACGCTGTTCGTGCAGGAGGACCGGGCGCAGCTGTTCGCCGGATGCGAGGAGGTGAACACCGCCGAGCTGGATGCGCCCATCCAGAACATCCTGACGCACAGCACCCCGGCCGGCGCGCAGCTCCGAGTCGGCAAGGGGGCAGTGAACGACAGGTTCATGGTAAGAAGACGGAGCACTGTAGGCAGAAGAATGGGCTTTTTACTCTGGAATGCcttgtgtttttaagtttttagaGAATAAATATGTCTAAAACATTCTATGTATGCGTAATAACGCACACAAATCATGAACGACTCGCTgggcttttaaaagttttaaaatatacaGCAATGATAACCACTTTTCCTTTGTGACTTCGATTTTTTGGAACATTGATGTTTGCAGGGGGTGCTGCAAAACGTGCGGTTTGTGTTTGGAACAACACTGGACGCAATCCTGCGCAACAAAGGATGCCAGAGCTGTAAGTAATCCTGACCAAGAAGCCAATTGCGCTTAATTATCCGCGCCAGGCAGTGCCGATACAAAGCAAGCCCCTGTCAATGagctgttttatttgtaaattgcATGCTCATTTATTTCTGAAAGCTCACAAGTGGTTAACTTGTCTCTGAGGAATGTCAGGGTACAAATCTCCCAGGGTGCTGTGGTCTATGTTCTGGCGTCTGATGTATTATCTAATTACATCTGACATTAATTTGAAAGGGGATTAGATCTGTCAGTAAGGATACATATAAATAACTTTTCTAGCTGTTACATTTGTGATGTCCTGTCTTGTCGTTCAGTTGCTCCAAGTGACACAATGATTGTGACGAATCTAAACGGTTCCTCTGCCATCAGAACAGAGTACACTGGACACAAGACTAAAGGTAAACATCACAGAGGGTGCTGACATTTGGGCTTTATCAAGGCATGGGCTGGTATGAGATGTTCACAGTGTATACAGAAATATGTGAAAACCAGCAATTATTAGCACTGCCATAATGACATAGTTTAACAATTGTTGAGGTAATGATgagttaatttgttttgttctggACACAATTAGGTTTATTATGCACTGGTAGCAGGCATGCAGTTAGTTGCTATATGGATATGCCACTAGATTCTTgccaactttatttttaatactaATTTACCCTAGTAAGAGTGATGGGTTGTGCCCCTTCAGCTATCACACCAAATATGTCCTTATTTTACCTGGTTGGAAATgtttccaaacattttttttttttcttctaagcaAGGGAAACGTTTAGTTGTCTACTTTCAGCCAGCTGGCCAGTAGTGTGCAGCAACATATGGGGGAGGGCGGTGTTGTGTTACTCTATGCTCCACACAGATGGAGTAGAAGAattttagcagttttgaaaccgtaactcaaaaaacaaatatagtaTATATAGTAGTATAGTAGTATAGTATGGTATAGCTTAAAACCTATAATCAGTCCATGTCTGAAACAGGCTCTGCTTTTTTCTGATAAGACCTGCAGATGGTCTGTGGCTTCTCCTGCGAGGATCTTATCAGCATGTTCAAGGAGCTGAAAAGCCTCGGTGTGGTGGTCAAGGAGCTGTCCTATGAGCTCCGTCAGCTGGTAAGGACCATTAACATTTTTCACTTTAGTGTAATTACCTACACTCACCATGTTCCTAATTTTCATCACCTCTCTCCTTATAATATAATTTCAAAACTCTTTACaatgtatttttctctttttcaacaACCCCAGACGAATGAGAACAAGCTTATTAAGAACCACATTGGCATACATAGTGGCGTCTGCATCCACAATGGCATTATGCGCAAAAACAAAGACGAGTGGACCGTCGATGACTGTACTGAGTGCACTTGTCAGGTGAAACCCTCCCACAATGACCTACTATATTTGTGTCTGCTGCATTTCAAATAGTCAGACAAATATGAAGGTATTAAACGTATACACAAACTCTTATATTAGGGCTATACAAACTTAAGGATGAACCCTTAACTATCACCTCAGCAGCTTAGGTTGGTAATTAGTATTTTGTTGGCTCGGCAGCAGGCCGACAGCCTTTAGTGTTGTAATTACATGTCTCTAGTTAGACGTTCAGAATGAGTGTGACCCTTAGGGACTTGAACAGACTTTAAATGACGTCCATAGTTAGGAACAAGACTTTGGCTCTGACAAAGAGGGGCTACTTGGTAGGAATCCTGTGAACAAGTGGATCTAATATCCAGTTTTGATTCCTCCTTCTATATCCTCATTGTTTCCTGTCAGTAATCAAATCCAGGAAGGTGAGTATTAGCATGCAAACATATAGTGCAGTTGGGATCCCAAAGTCACTTAAGGGAAATTCATAGAGGTTTTGGTGTAAGGTGTTATTTAGTTGTTTGTCTCCAAAGATCTTTAGCACCAGTGTGATACTGATATTTTCAGGAGTTCGGCCTTATGCCCACCTTCCCCTGACCCAGAGGGCAGGTGGTTGTCTACAGAGGGTATCCACTCTGTGTCAGAGCTCTGTGTTTTTAACTTTTCCGGCATGGTTGTTTTGTTCCGAGGTTGGAATGCATTGGTggcacaaacaaacatgcaaactGATTTAAATCGTTTTGGAAAGCACAGTATGagttaaaacattgttttcttttcatggTTCAAGGTTCAACGTATCTTTATAATCTCCAGTGGGCACACACCTTTACAATACAATGAAGATGACTTTTCTGTTTGACAAAAAAGGATCTGTTCCAGAACAGATAGGTTGTTTCAATATTTAAGCAGAAATGTTGACACTGACGTACAAGTTACTGTCAACCACATTCTTATGGTGTTTAATGACAGTCATCAGCAAATTTATTGGTGTGGCACCTGATATGATGGTTTTGACAATCATTAGTGTTTAAGATTAATATGAGTTTAGATGCAGCTGGAATCAAATTACATTTAAAGATTTTCCTTGATCCACTTGatccatttgttttattataaggttttctttgtgcagaacTCTGCCACTGTGTGCCGCAAGATCTCCTGCCCTCTGATCCCCTGTGCTAATGCCACTGTTCCCGATGGGGAGTGCTGTCCACGTTGTGGAACACGTAAGAATTGATGATAATCATATTTGCAAGCATTAATTATTGACCATTGAAGATTACTGTGCATATTTGACCGTATGTGATGTCATTGTGTGGATAAATTCAAGTCATAAGCTTGTATACAATTCAGCCAACAGAAGACACACTAGAACTGTGCCACATTCCCGGAAAGACCCATTTGTGTTTGCTGTACCATACTCgagaaaaaccacaaaaaaattcCCTATATGTTACGCTTTCTATTCAAGAGAAGGCTTGctaagtttaaataaaatttgactgAAATAACACCAGCTGAGGTGAAAAGAGGCTTCAGCTCTAAAGTAATTTCAATTCCGAGTGGGAAAAAACAGGGTCCACTGGGTCATCTCATCAATACAGTAAATGTTTCCCTGGGTTTTCTCATAGTGTTAGTCCTCGGCCTTAGCTCAAAACAGAAGATCTGTTCTGCATCTGAGTCCCAGCTAAATCTTCTCTATTAGCCCTCTCACTTGAGGAACTTCTCCTCTTTGTTTATGCTCATTGCTGTTTAAAAAGGGGCGGTGCCTCTCTGGAATACCACTTTAATTGTTTCCCTTTATTTCATATTCTCTCCCTTGCGCAGCGAGTGACTATGCCGAGGACGGCTGGTCGCCCTGGTCTGAATGGACTCATTGTTCGGTGTCATGTGGGCGGGGCATCCAGCAGCGTGGGCGCTCTTGCGACCGCATCAATAATATCTGCGAGGGCACCTCCGTGCAAACCCGTGACTGCTATCTCCAGGAGTGTGACAAGCGCTGTGAGTAAAACATTGCCAAGTATATTGTCACATCATTCAAAAAGCAACATTAGGcaacgttttgtttttctgtcaccTGTAAAACATAATTTGCTTCAGTTATTATTCCAGCACATTACTTTCTGCctactgacctctgacctctttTTTACAATCTTCAGTCAAGCAGGACGGAAACTGGAGTCATTGGTCACCCTGGTCGTCGTGCTCTGTCACCTGTGGCGCTGGTGTCATCACTCGTATCCGCCTCTGCAACTCCCCCACGCCTCAGCTGGGAGGGAGGGACTGTGTAGGAGAGGGCCgacaaactgaaaagtgtgagaAGTCTCCATGTCCCAGTAAGTTTTAACTGGTTACATTAACTTCTTGGTTCCATTGTTGTTTTCTGCAGCAAGGGTAGAAATTAATAATGATTTCCTCTCTCCAGTTAATGGGAACTGGGGACCCTGGTCACCTTGGGGTACATGCACCCTCACCTGTGGTGGTGGAGTCCAAACTCGTAAGCGCCAGTGCAATGACCCTGCTCCACAGTATGGTGGTAAAGAGTGTGTTGGGGATGCTATAGACAGACAGATGTGCAGCAAGAAAGCTTGCCCAATAggtgagtcattttaatcattaCCAAAGCCCTACAGGTTGGTTGagttttttcttctctcttaAGTATTTGAAAACAGAGTACATTTTAAGGGTCATCATATGAGATTGCACTGTTGTTTTCAGATGGGTGTTTGTCCAATCCTTGCTTTTCTGGAGCCAAATGCACTAGTTTCCCTGATGGTTCCTGGAAGTGTGGAAAATGCCCAGTTGGCTACTCAGGCAATGGCATAAAGTGTAAAGATGTTGATGAGGTATGAATTTATAATTATAGGAGCAAAAAGGATTCCTTGAAATCTCTTATTTGAAAATAACACTTTTTTAACCACAAAAACAGTGCAAGGAGGTCCCAGATGCTTGCTTTGAGTTTAATGGTGTGCACCGCTGTGAGAATACAGAGCCAGGCTACAACTGTCTGCCCTGCCCTCCTCGCTACTCAGGACCCCAACCATTTGGCAAAGGTGTGGAGCAAGCTGCTACTAACAAACAGGCAAGTGCAGAACTGGCTTTTCTGTCAAAGAATGGATCAGATATAGTCAAAAAATATATGTACCTGtacaaactatttttaaatattttttgtattgaTATATTTCTCAGTAAATCTGTTGTCGCACCGTTTCTTCCCCTTCCATATATAATAACATATCAAATATATGTTCCTATCACTTCCAGTGTTGAAGGGATGAAGGCTATAAAATTAATACTGTCCTATTGTGTCACGATAGAGATGTATAGTTTTACTCTTGCGttctttttttcagtatttaacaATCACCTAACCATCTGGGGATGAAAGTGGTTAAATCATTATTAGCTGATTTGTTTAGAAAATAAGCTGGAATGCCCTGTTTGAAACAAGCTGTGCATTTGAATGCCAATCTTCTTTAGAGCAGACAAAACGTCTGCATAGTGTAGTGTGAAATAAAGTAATTATGGGTCATTACTGCAACATTTGATTAGCAcatgtacagtcatattcaataaatttgaatattattgaaaatctCATATTTTTTTGTAGATCAATTCCATAAGTGAAACAGATTATAGACATTAATTACACAGACTGGTGTTTTCAAGCCTTAATTCTGTTAATCACAATGATTTTCTGCTTGTAGCCAATAAAACATAGCATTAAGATTAAAATGTTACATCTcggcaataaaaaacatttttaatacatagATGTGTGTaacaaatatgtttaatacctgtttCAAGGTTGTCAGAAGgtagttttaatctgacaaatgagccttgTCGAAACACATTCTAAttttttgaatatgactgtatatattCTGTAACGATAAGAAATATGCCTCAATGCTCATGCTACAGTTTTTTcaatgtataaatattttgtggCAGGCTGGCTGAAGCGGTGAACAAACTATGTATGACATGCAATGGTGTCACAGGGGTATgagggaaaatgtaatgaattaGAACTGTACAGAGTTAGTCTGAATACCTGTTGTTTAAACCTTTCAATCTGCAGATGTGCACACCACGTAATCCTTGCCTTGATGGAAGCCATGACTGCAACAAAAACGCCCGCTGTAACTACCTTGGACACTTTTCCGATCCCATGTTCCGCTGTGAGTGCAAGCCTGGATATGCTGGCAATGGTCATATCTGTGGAGAGGACACAGATCTGGATGGATGGCCCAATGCTGATCTGGTCTGTGTGGAGAATGCCACCTACCACTGTAAAAAGGTTTGTCAGAGTAGAGATAAATATTCCAGGGTTTAGGTCAAATTACATGTAATATTACTTTCTAACTGTCTGACCATATTTTCCATTATTCAGGACAATTGTCCCAATCTCCCAAACTCAGGGCAGGAAGATTATGATAAGGATGGAATTGGGGATGCATGTGATGACGATGATGACAATGATGGCATTCCTGATGACAGGGTTAGTAATTGGGTTCTGATATCTTAGCCCTCATGCTGTCTAGCACTAAAGTTGAGGTGGGGCACAGcaggaaagaaaatgtttctcaCTGATTTTTAGCCAAAACCAAACATTCCAAAGCAAACGCATCAAGCAAAGGCATCTGCATTGTCTGATACTAATCCCAACATTAGGACTGAGCCTGAAAATTAAGCCCCTTTTCATCCTGCACAAATAGACAGGTTCAGACAGCAAAAGATAAGCACTGCAACTGAAAACCTGTCATCAACtcatcattttgtctttgtgaaACAGGACAACTGTCCGTTCGTGTACAATCCCAGGCAATATGATTATGACCGCGATGACGTGGGGGACCGTTGTGACAACTGCCCTTACAATAGTAACCCAGaccagacagacacagacaacAACGGCGAGGGAGATGCCTGTGCTGTGGACATTGATGGAGATGGTAGGAGTAGAAGTATTTTTGTATATAAATacctaaaaacattattttgttttttcaaggtTTTTTCAACATCTTTCTGCTTAATTGCCAGGAATACTGAATGAGAAGGACAACTGTCCCTATATATACAACGTTGACCAGAGAGACACCGATCTGGACGGAGTGGGAGACATGTGTGATAACTGTCCTCTGGAACATAATCCCGATCAGGTGTGTGAACGCAGACACAAACACCCTTCCCCATTTCCTTCCGCCTCATCCACCAACAATAATCCACGTTCAGCTCCCTGCCTTTCTCTCTAACTCAGCATATATCTGTCTTTCAATTGAGAGAGAGCCTCGGCGATTAGCCCTGTGTGGCTGTCTAAGCTTTATCACGCCATGTAATGGTGAAGCAAATCCTGTATGCAGCTCAAGGGCACATTAGTTCAATAAGGcgtgggggtggggtggggtgggggcgTTCTTTTCATTGGCCCATTGACATTGGCTGGCTAATGTGAGGAAAGAGGCCCTAGGCTGGATATTATGGAGGA is a window from the Girardinichthys multiradiatus isolate DD_20200921_A chromosome 15, DD_fGirMul_XY1, whole genome shotgun sequence genome containing:
- the thbs1b gene encoding thrombospondin-1 isoform X1 — protein: MAGYFDLIAAADSCSTMKVTGIFLLLMLWTCEGARVAENRDDNSVFDLFELIRVPSKNHGVALAKGDDPYSPAYRILNPDLIPPVPESAFRDLIDSIHAERGFLLLLNFKQFKRTRGSLLTVEKRDGSGPIFEIVSNGKANTLDIVYSTENKQQVVSIEEVDLATGHWKNITLFVQEDRAQLFAGCEEVNTAELDAPIQNILTHSTPAGAQLRVGKGAVNDRFMGVLQNVRFVFGTTLDAILRNKGCQSFAPSDTMIVTNLNGSSAIRTEYTGHKTKDLQMVCGFSCEDLISMFKELKSLGVVVKELSYELRQLTNENKLIKNHIGIHSGVCIHNGIMRKNKDEWTVDDCTECTCQNSATVCRKISCPLIPCANATVPDGECCPRCGTPSDYAEDGWSPWSEWTHCSVSCGRGIQQRGRSCDRINNICEGTSVQTRDCYLQECDKRFKQDGNWSHWSPWSSCSVTCGAGVITRIRLCNSPTPQLGGRDCVGEGRQTEKCEKSPCPINGNWGPWSPWGTCTLTCGGGVQTRKRQCNDPAPQYGGKECVGDAIDRQMCSKKACPIDGCLSNPCFSGAKCTSFPDGSWKCGKCPVGYSGNGIKCKDVDECKEVPDACFEFNGVHRCENTEPGYNCLPCPPRYSGPQPFGKGVEQAATNKQMCTPRNPCLDGSHDCNKNARCNYLGHFSDPMFRCECKPGYAGNGHICGEDTDLDGWPNADLVCVENATYHCKKDNCPNLPNSGQEDYDKDGIGDACDDDDDNDGIPDDRDNCPFVYNPRQYDYDRDDVGDRCDNCPYNSNPDQTDTDNNGEGDACAVDIDGDGILNEKDNCPYIYNVDQRDTDLDGVGDMCDNCPLEHNPDQVDSDDDRVGDKCDSNQDIDEDGHQNNLDNCPYIPNANQADHDKDGKGDACDHDDDNDGIPDEKDNCRLAFNPDQLDSDGDGRGDACKDDFDQDNVPDIYDVCPENFDISETDFRKFQMVPLDPKGTSQIDPNWVVRHQGKELVQTVNCDPGIAVGYHEFNAVDFSGTFFINTERDDDYAGFVFGYQSSSRFYVVMWKQITQTYWSSKPTKAQGYSGLSIKVVNSTTGPGEHLRNALWHTGNTEGQVRTLWHDPKNVGWKDFTAYRWHLIHRPRTGLIRVVMYEGKKIMADSGSIYDKTYAGGRLGLFVFSQEMVYFSDLKYECRDA
- the thbs1b gene encoding thrombospondin-1 isoform X2, which translates into the protein MKVTGIFLLLMLWTCEGARVAENRDDNSVFDLFELIRVPSKNHGVALAKGDDPYSPAYRILNPDLIPPVPESAFRDLIDSIHAERGFLLLLNFKQFKRTRGSLLTVEKRDGSGPIFEIVSNGKANTLDIVYSTENKQQVVSIEEVDLATGHWKNITLFVQEDRAQLFAGCEEVNTAELDAPIQNILTHSTPAGAQLRVGKGAVNDRFMGVLQNVRFVFGTTLDAILRNKGCQSFAPSDTMIVTNLNGSSAIRTEYTGHKTKDLQMVCGFSCEDLISMFKELKSLGVVVKELSYELRQLTNENKLIKNHIGIHSGVCIHNGIMRKNKDEWTVDDCTECTCQNSATVCRKISCPLIPCANATVPDGECCPRCGTPSDYAEDGWSPWSEWTHCSVSCGRGIQQRGRSCDRINNICEGTSVQTRDCYLQECDKRFKQDGNWSHWSPWSSCSVTCGAGVITRIRLCNSPTPQLGGRDCVGEGRQTEKCEKSPCPINGNWGPWSPWGTCTLTCGGGVQTRKRQCNDPAPQYGGKECVGDAIDRQMCSKKACPIDGCLSNPCFSGAKCTSFPDGSWKCGKCPVGYSGNGIKCKDVDECKEVPDACFEFNGVHRCENTEPGYNCLPCPPRYSGPQPFGKGVEQAATNKQMCTPRNPCLDGSHDCNKNARCNYLGHFSDPMFRCECKPGYAGNGHICGEDTDLDGWPNADLVCVENATYHCKKDNCPNLPNSGQEDYDKDGIGDACDDDDDNDGIPDDRDNCPFVYNPRQYDYDRDDVGDRCDNCPYNSNPDQTDTDNNGEGDACAVDIDGDGILNEKDNCPYIYNVDQRDTDLDGVGDMCDNCPLEHNPDQVDSDDDRVGDKCDSNQDIDEDGHQNNLDNCPYIPNANQADHDKDGKGDACDHDDDNDGIPDEKDNCRLAFNPDQLDSDGDGRGDACKDDFDQDNVPDIYDVCPENFDISETDFRKFQMVPLDPKGTSQIDPNWVVRHQGKELVQTVNCDPGIAVGYHEFNAVDFSGTFFINTERDDDYAGFVFGYQSSSRFYVVMWKQITQTYWSSKPTKAQGYSGLSIKVVNSTTGPGEHLRNALWHTGNTEGQVRTLWHDPKNVGWKDFTAYRWHLIHRPRTGLIRVVMYEGKKIMADSGSIYDKTYAGGRLGLFVFSQEMVYFSDLKYECRDA